The following DNA comes from Papaver somniferum cultivar HN1 chromosome 4, ASM357369v1, whole genome shotgun sequence.
TGGTCGTCTTAAGTCAAGTAGCAGGGAAGTTAACTTAAGATCCCAATGTGTGTATCTTTGGCTGTGTAAGTAATTCAGTCCTTGAGCTCCGCCAAAATCAATCTTGATCTTTTGCTTGGTGGTGAGACTCCTGATTTTATCCACCAAATATAATAGTAACATTAACATATGCATAATTTCTTGTCCAGAAAATAGGATAATTACAGGTACAATTGTACAAACCATTATCGGAATTGTTTTATTATGGTATACAGAGAATAATTTTGCATGAATTCAGTCACCATAATAAATATTGGGCCGTTGACATAGACCCATAAAAGGAAACGATGTCCGGATCAGTTAGCGTCTTGATAACGTTAACCTCTCTGGCAAACGTCTCCGACTACAATGAAACACGAATTGTTAGGGTTTTACTAGAAATCGTGAAATACACACATGTATCGGTATTTTCTTACCATCGTGCTCCAGTCTGTTGGAGGCAAGTTCACACAGGCTTTAACTCCATTTAATTTTCCCTCGAGCATCTCCGCATGTTTTACAAGTTTAAGACGTTTGTTGTCGTCCTCCTCCTCCTTTATGCTTAACTCATTTTTGTTGATTTTCCAAAACACATGAAttgagtatagaagaaaaaaaaagagtgaagttagggtttggtggTGACTGTAGAGAGAAAGAAGGAAAGATACAAacgaaacaaagaagaagaagaagggtgttcAGACATGATGGGATGtgtctttccttcttttttttttaaaaggagaGCTTGATTGATACAATGCGCGTTCTGGTACTTACTTATACAGTAATTATAGATGTCCACCAGAAGATTTACCTTCTCTATACGAGGACGATAGGGCATGTCCtcagtcttttgataaagaaAAAATTTCTCTAGAAAGGCTAGAATCATCTATCACTATATCTTAATCTTTCTCAAAAATATCAGAACTCTCTAAAAAATCTCTTCCTACCTAAACCTATTCACTTTTTTAGTTTTCTCTAAACATGAACTGAATCCCATTCAAATCCAATACTCAAATAGGTGAAAAAGATGAAATGAAATCAAGGCTTGAAGAAAAATATGATGAAAGAAGGTCACGGTTGGGGGTACTCCTGAAAATGGTGATGAAATTGTAGGTAAAAAGATTATTATTCACTTCgttgttgtttgatttttttagggGTTTGAATCAAATCACAACCTAAGTAAAAATGTTCAATCCTCTAAGGAGGAGCAAGAAGAAGTTAAAATCAAGACAATGAACAAAGATTATTATTCACTTCATTCATTCGTATAAAGATATATGCTTTTGGGAAATATATTAgtgatgttttttgttatgaacaaACCTAGATTAAATTTCTTATGTTAATGTGAATGAAGCAGAAAAATAGattgatatatatataatatatgctAATGAGCAAGAAGATGATTAAAATTACCAGTACGTATTCCTTAATTTCTGGTACAAGATAACACTCCATTGGCCGAAGAAGAATGACACTCTATGTTGAGTTTGAGAAGCTTAGATCTCCAAGAGAGTGTGGGTCTATTTATTTtaagtgacacataggattttagacccccgttTGGCATAAATCCATCCCCAACAGTAGGTCCTAGAagttaggagggaccaattactaaatatgaaggtgtttaaGAAAGTGTTATTTACACCTCcggttgcacctccacgtcatgtttttaaccaattttcttttaattttaagggttaAATCTCTTactgttggagatgatttttcaGATATGAGGTCTTATATTTACTTTATGTGTAGATccccataaataaaaggactaaataaaaaatccacataggattttttacaccttctgttggagatgctcttagttgGCACTAATTTTATAGTCGCAAGTAAAATGTTTATAAACTAgacttagagcaactgcaatggacgactaaacccaaatttttggTCCAGATACGTGACGCAGTCGAACAGAATAAAGATCAAAAACCAGACTATACCAAAATTTCAGACTATATTTTGTCTGGACtacggaccaaaaccaaatttggtcgagcgaaGTTATAAACTTCGCCCGTTAACAGGAGTTTATATAATGCACGCTTCAGATGAAGCGGTTGTATACTTCTCGTCCCATGGTCAGGCGTTTATATACCGTACGCCCCAGTGAGGCGAAGCTATAATGTACGCCCCACTCAGGCGTgagtataatgtccgcctgatgATAGGCGTGAGTATAATTTTCTCCCTATTCAGGCGTGCATTTTATGGCCGCCCCACTCAGGCGTGCATAAAGCTCACGCCCCACTCAGGCGTGCATAAAGCTCACGCCCCACATCGAGCGGACATTATACCTTATACTCCATATGTTACCATGTTTGAACGGATGAAAGTAGTCGACAAAAAtgtttataccgttggtaattttCGAACGTTGGAGAAAACTGAACGTTGGACATTTTCAAACGTTGGAAAGTTTGAAAGATATTTTCGAACGTCGGAAATTAGGTTTCTTTCATACACCTATATATACACTTGAATTCCTCTAATATTTCACCAAACATTACTCATTCATACTAtctatcagcagcagcagaagaagtaTTATTTCGTCTTTCAAAATCATTTATTAGGAAATTTTCACTGAatcgcttacaatggcaccacgaatagcacgaggtccaaattttacgacaatcgaagatgtaacgatgtgtaaaattcatttatcaatatctcaagatcccggtGTTGGaactgatcaatcagaggcggCGTTGTgaactcgtatcaaggatgatattgaacttcatttacctaataaaccagagcggtcttgaagttcctggcaaaaacgatatcggggaataagtaaagatgtggcgttgtTTTCGGCGAAAGATGCGGAAGTGGatggtgaatatcatactggatggggtcctgaaaagaaggtaagtattctttattttttgaacaattattttctaatatttacACGCCCATGAACTtaactgtttttaaaaacattaacaactTGAAGAAGTAAACATGCGGTTCAAGGAATGCaataatggaaaaaaatttaagcacgaagagtgctacccaattgtctcagaaaatataaaatataatcggcgatcgacttttgtattcgatacgacgcacGATTTGGACATTTgtgagaataacgaggaagatgaggaaggacaacaaacaacaactcaagccgagtccggtaacgacacagataggggagacatagagaacacatatctccGTAAGATGGGGGAAAAAGCAGCAAAACGATTGAAGAAAACTGGGAGAGAGAAATCCACtgtccaagaggaattgatgggaataattattaaagaacaacaaaatttcaatactcattaccaagcacaatcaagattcaagatggaacaaagagcagcagagtttgcagcaaaacaagccgAACATGCGGCAAAAAAAGCCAAGGAAGTTGAAGACGAAttcattatgatggatcttcaaaaattggatcatgtacaaaaagagtacttcgaacttcgtagggcggacatagttcggaatagaagaaaccaatcttaactcaaAGGCGGAATAGTTGAAAACTTTATTATCTCTCTTATTTAGTGACTAATAGTTTTAGTAGTATAACTATCTTTTAATATTTCTTATTATTACAATTAgccgtattattatgtaatttttggattttaagttTATTTCCGCTGAATTGAATTAAATTTAAACGTTTTTGAAACAACTAAACGTAATTAAAATTTGATGATGATTACATAAAAAAGAGATAATACATTTAAATAAAACAATTCGTCCAAAAATACTAACCAAGTATTGATCAACATCTTTCGAACAATAATTATAGGAAAGTTACAACATTCTAATTTAATCATTCGTCGGGATTATAGTGCGCAAGATTTGATTTGAAGATTTCATAGCATTCCTCATGCTCAAAATCATTGCCTGTCTCGTGGTAATATTCCAACCGAGCTGTAATTTGCTGCAAATTTAAACAAAAATAAGTTACATATATGTTTAGTTTAAATATAGCTCTAAGCATAGGATTTGAAATATATTCTCACCCGTTCCTCATACGCCATACTAGGATTCCGTATGTTAACATCAGCCTGAAACACAACAAAAGTTTCCACCTCCTTGTTGATGCGATTGAACCTATTTTGAACATCTTTTTTAGTTCTAGATTTTTCATTACCTGTTAACGTATCGAATATATCAAAAATATTTGACCAAAAACGGTTGGGGGGTTGCCCTGAATAAAGTGGATTTGTTGTAACATTGATCCATGCTTGAACAATAccaacatcttcttctttagaGAATTTTTTCATATTTCGTAGCTGAATCACAGACTAAAGAGATTGTTTTGGgtggagaaaagaagaaaaataagaattctATAGTTTTAtaggataaaaaaaaaaggaatggacACGAATCAATCATAATCTGTTGGGATAAGAAAACAGTAATCCCATATAGTatcgacaaaaaaaaaatgataagaagataagaaaattattttattattatccaaagttaaaatacaaagaaaatgacAATCATAAGCTTTCATAAAAAACAACCCATACAATGACAATCAGTGTCCAAACTTTTAATTTCCATATATGTTCGATtaagtcatcacgcaagcgaatatgcacttctttgttacgcattgcacgtcgGCTTTGCTCAgatctaatttgggaaaactcctcattgttgcctcttaatatattaaccggtgccgGGTTGCTACGTttttcataaacatgtggccagtctccgggtagacgctcatcctcgactatcatattatgtaagataatacaggttttcatgatataggcaagcacatctggattccacattcttgcaggttgtttgatgattccaaactgttgttggagtacaccaaatccccgttctacatcttttcttgcaccctttTGCATCCATGAAAAGATTTCATTTTTCCTACCTaccggatgtttaatggccataataatagtaggtATCTCAGGGTATatgccatcacctagataatacgacATATCATATGAATGTTCGTTTACCTCGTAGCTCACTGGtggtgcttttcctgttacaagacttcgaaaaacatatgaaagGTTCATAAcgttaatatcgttgttagatacGGGCATGccaaaaaatgcatgccaaaaccatagatcataggacaccaccgcctccaacacgatactttcgctccctttaaaTGCGGTGTAAGCCCCTGACtctgccgacggacatttatcccatttccaatgcatgcaatctagactacctaGCATCCCTGGAAATCtccggtctttgttttgcttgagcaacagttcaaCATCACCAGCAGTTGGTTCatgcaaatattctttcccatagaCGTTGAaaatcgtcttacagaacctcCGAGTAGCTTCCAACACAGTggtttctcctatgcgtaagtactcgtctattgcatctgccgcacatccgtaagctaacattctTACTGCtactgttactttttgatgagggtttaatcctacaactccacaagcatcgggcttttgaacaaaatatttgtctgcattggtaacaccttccactattcgGTTAAACAATTATCGACCCATTCttaatcttctgcgaaaaacattgggtagttggtttgggtacggagaaaaatagtcgttccatagaagttcagcTCCTGCATCGCGATTTCTGGGTATTTTGATatgagtttgaggccattttgaatttgtaacaaggactcccaaattaacggccatgttattttgcataattgctactgcatcatcatcagaagaataaaaactactattagaagatgaagaagaagaagaaacagaagagaaataatgagcggttttctcatagtTTTCCATTACTATCTGAAGCAGAAGAGGGGTGTTTCCATTCATATATTGGGTGATCAGGTCTTTAATTTATATCCAAGAgcattagtaaaaaaaaaaaaagatggtgaGAGATAGTGATTttcttgaaaaaataaaaataaaaaatccaaaaaaagataaagtgtttgtcagtAGCCTGATATGACTATACTCTATACACACTGCCTACTCTCAAACTTGAGAGGACAACTAAAGGGATAGTGGAGAGAGTAGACTTGAAATTACTACTCGCTGAAAGATAAGATATTAACTATCAGTATCCGAAGGCGCCGATCGAGGTGGCATAAAAGGCATCTGCATTCTCGGAGTGGCATTGACTGAGGACATTTTTGAAGCTGATCCTTGACTCATAGAACTCCAAACTTGCGGTGGCAttgtttgggaaaaggaaccAAAACCAAGGGAAAGTTGGACAGCGTGCGGCGGACGGAAAAGAGACATTTGTTGCTGCAAATCTATGTTCATAGTATTcagcctttgtatttctgcttcttttgccataataacgtccatcctctccttcgtttgttttaatgtaaaatCGTGAAATTGTTAATTAAAATCAACAtgttcttgaaataatgtgtaagtTTTGTGCTgtcatgaaaaaataaaatacataagtaCAAATGTATAATAAAATGTCGAACGTTCTTGAAAAAGTCGAAAGTTAACAtacgtgggataatagatgtggaggagggatagGTACATGTTCAGCAGGGGTGTTCAATTGGGtccgtatacaagtcaccgacaaGCCCATATGTTTGGGCTTCCCAATTAGGATGAGTCACATAATCGTTGTAGTTAGTTACCTTTCTCCAGTACTgcaaatatatatcataatctttaacagATTGTATTATCTCTGTAGCATCGAGCAAACCTTCATTTTTAGGCGTTCTGCTTGAATACTGCCGATATCCCCAATAACTGTGTGTAGTTTTATGGGAACAACAAAAGTATAATGGTTTTGCCTCCAGCACCTTTCTCCGAGGTACATGTTAtgctgtacagttagaaagggaGTACGAATGTAGTAAGTATGATATATACTatttaatcatgaaaaaaaatatttattggtATTTAGCAACAATTAtcgaataaaatttaattattaactcacaatgcccatgtaagaaaatatatatctggAGTCTGATAGCCTCGaagccgtgcatcccatatcagatgaaagaacttctctgtatgattcccatgggcgccatgtcacttCTTCAGCAATAAGCTTACtcagtaaatccctacaacggaaaatatcatttgtattcttcggtacattccatttagaagttaccggccatttttgttctgtactcccctttgagatgtctggtcgacatatgcccaggtattcatacccccaaaactactccatgAAAATAATTAACCAATTTAATAACTtcgcaacaaaataaacaatgaaagGAAGAAAAAACTGGATTAAAAGaatacctctaatatttggaatGAACCgcatagtgccttctgtctcctcccatTTAAACGGAGTGACGCATACAATCTTGAAAAATCggcaccaccccagtcatacgtggacactacatcaagattttcaaaagcagctaaccatccagcatcaatataggtctttgcattagaaaagaaaaaatgtcccaaaacatacatgaaaaaggcaataGCTACTCTATAagcaagggtgctatcattttcagccgcaaccaacttgtcttctAAGAAATATGagcttaaatatttaattgtaattgaatttgaaacccacgacgaAGCTTTTGGACAtagcgtgacatcttggatatccggaaagatacGTTCACGAACATATTCAAATTGATACTTCCCAGAATCATACGGAACgtcaggcccatcaccgatactcagtccagtcaacatgagccaatctaggggtaaatcccatctcaccaaatgggaagtgaaaagtatttgttgtatcccaaaaccgctcaacaatataatcaaccattgaatgctgggtttcgctacattgtatgttCAGTAAActttgccatcccgctttttaaataatatatttagctctaaGACAGtattgtgaaatagtttgatagtgatgaattaccgatgccagagatccacgatgttgatacgTTAATTTCTGCTCTCTCCTGTAAATGTAATGTCTGTAGTAGCGTGCGGCTTATCATCTTGCAGTACAGGAAACCGCCCTAACCGgagaatatcaacctccttaattttACCAGTAGAGATTATGTTGTAATACTCTTCGGCTAAAGATTTatgtttcttgttcgtcttcatgcgaccattgaaccGCGCTGTGAGTCTGTTCAGCATTTGTGCACACACAAGATATATGCAATCTCAATTTTAAAACACCAACCCTCATTATTCCATATTTTTATAagtccatcaccatttatattccaaatactataaatccttaacacaaactatattaactccaaattctataattccacaaacacaaattaaatcgtcacctATGTATGTAGAACATATTAGAAACCAAAAAATATACCTCATAACAACTCAATTTAATCACTTCAacattccataaaaatcactacaAAATCAATTACTTTTAACCCCATTTACATACATATAAATTAGCTATTATACATATGTAACACACAAAATTCACATAACCACAATTTGTCACATAACCACAAGAAATGTAAAAACACATATTAATCCAAATTTATGAAAAAACGCATAAATTTAGCTCATCTTAAAACCAAATTTCATATTTAACCAAATCCACATACAACATACGTACTCAAATCTGTTCACATACAATATTATATTCATAATTATTTGTCAATACCCAATTTTCTAAAACCTAATTTTAACAAACTAAAACCATAAATAAATTAAAACCTAATTTTAACaaactaaaaccctaaataaattatacaagaATGTAGATAAATAGAAGAGATTAAGAAAACTATATTACCTCTCATGAAATCTATCTCGttgctattttccttttttttcttcctttcctaCTCGTTACTGCGTTTGAGAATGGGAGTGAAAGATAGAGGTGTTGTTTTGAtggcggtagaaacaaagaggtagaaaagaagaagaccgaGAAGAAAAGATTAGGGTAAACGTGTAACATGTAAAGGGGTTTATGTGGAGGTGGAGGTATAATGTTTGCCGGTCCACACGCGTTGGTTACGTGTGTTAAGTGAGCGAAGATTATATGTACGCCTTGGACCGGCGGaaactatataaacgccccatCGGGCGTGTATTATATCACCGTCCCGTGTACAGGCGTAAATTATATGACCGCCCCACATCTGGCGTTTACTATATCAACCCCAACATCCGGCGTTAACTTTATGGCCGCCCCAACCGGGCATGTATTATATCAACGTTCCACTATCAgacgttgattatacgtccgcaCGACTAAATATACTCGTTACTGTAGCGTCATACtacggactaaactcaaatttggtcgtgaTTTTTGGTCTTTTGATCGTGGtttttggtctttggttttgatcgcaacACTGTGATGCTCTTACTCACTCTAATTTTAGAGCATAACCTCACTTTTCGCTCACCCTTATCCTACCACTCCACGCACTGATTTTAATCTCAATAGATTCCACTCGATCACTCACTCTCTCGTTTGATCGATGCTTACAAATGAGGGAAACACCCTGTATTTATACTAGTTAATTGAGCATTCCAGAGAACCTTGTACTGGAACCTATTATCTCATGGAATAAATTAGGAATTTAATTCTTGGAAGTACAATCACTTGATTCTCTCTGTTCTTCAAAAGATTGAATGATAAGACAACACGTTTGTTTTACCGAACTTTGGCATTAATAATTGTGTGATATGGATTTTTAGCCGCTCACTTATCAATCTTCATCTGCTTTTGCCATTTTCCTAAAGGGGGACGGAAAGTGCACGTTATTCTTCAAACCGTTTGTATTCGTTCGGTTCAATCACTCGATTATGTCATTTGTTCTCCAAAAGATTGAATGATACATCATAGGAGCTGTAAACCTAGGACAACACGTTAGTTTTACCAAACTTTGGCATTAATGATTATGTTAACTTGTATATCTGGGCACATGTTaagaattaattaattaataatatcCCCCACATATTCTCATCACGTTATTTTTATAGTACAACTCTTTATATCCCCAGATATTCTCATCACGttaaaaaagaaatacaaactcgTTGGACAATATTCATCCTCGCTTGATTGGGTATGCCAAATGAgacaaaataaggtcattttgAAATAAAACACAAAGCCCCTTATCCACATATTTATGAAAATGACTAATCTATCCTTGATTAATAACACTAATAAATGTGATTagtataattaatttaattagttaattagtagattaaaattttgaaattaggttttattttagattgaactcatggatgtgggtagatttttgagatttttttctttctttttttaa
Coding sequences within:
- the LOC113362765 gene encoding protein MAIN-LIKE 2-like isoform X4, giving the protein MRVSTYDWGGADFSRLYASLRLNGRRQKALCGSFQILEFWGYEYLGICRPDISKGSTEQKWPVTSKWNVPKNTNDIFRCRDLLSKLIAEEVTWRPWESYREVLSSDMGCTASRLSDSRYIFSYMGIHNMYLGERCWRQNHYTFVVPIKLHTVIGDIGSIQAERLKMKVCSMLQR
- the LOC113362765 gene encoding uncharacterized protein LOC113362765 isoform X1 — translated: MLAYGCAADAIDEYLRIGETTVLEATRRFCKTIFNVYGKEYLHEPTAGDVELLLKQNKDRRFPGMLGSLDCMHWKWDKCPSAESGAYTAFKGSESIVLEAVVSYDLWFWHAFFGMPVSNNDINVMNLSYVFRSLVTGKAPPVSYEVNEHSYDMSYYLGDGIYPEIPTIIMAIKHPVGRKNEIFSWMQKGARKDVERGFGVLQQQFGIIKQPARMWNPDVLAYIMKTCIILHNMIVEDERLPGDWPHVYEKRSNPAPVNILRGNNEEFSQIRSEQSRRAMRNKEVHIRLRDDLIEHIWKLKVWTLIVIVWVVFYESL
- the LOC113362765 gene encoding protein MAIN-LIKE 2-like isoform X2; the encoded protein is MLTGLSIGDGPDVPYDSGKYQFEYVRERIFPDIQDVTLCPKASSWVSNSITIKYLSSYFLEDKLVAAENDSTLAYRVAIAFFMYVLGHFFFSNAKTYIDAGWLAAFENLDVVSTYDWGGADFSRLYASLRLNGRRQKALCGSFQILEFWGYEYLGICRPDISKGSTEQKWPVTSKWNVPKNTNDIFRCRDLLSKLIAEEVTWRPWESYREVLSSDMGCTASRLSDSRYIFSYMGIHNMYLGERCWRQNHYTFVVPIKLHTVIGDIGSIQAERLKMKVCSMLQR
- the LOC113362765 gene encoding protein MAIN-LIKE 2-like isoform X3 is translated as MISRTLLQTLHLQERAEINVSTSWISGIVSTYDWGGADFSRLYASLRLNGRRQKALCGSFQILEFWGYEYLGICRPDISKGSTEQKWPVTSKWNVPKNTNDIFRCRDLLSKLIAEEVTWRPWESYREVLSSDMGCTASRLSDSRYIFSYMGIHNMYLGERCWRQNHYTFVVPIKLHTVIGDIGSIQAERLKMKVCSMLQR